A stretch of the Bdellovibrio sp. 22V genome encodes the following:
- the fni gene encoding type 2 isopentenyl-diphosphate Delta-isomerase yields the protein MDESNSQFEQRKRDHIRIALDPRSQTDGQNGLDSIELIHEALPNLDFKEVDISTSFVFKEALSLSSPIFISSMTAGHEKGREINEALARLSDRRQILMGVGSQRRELEDSSAAEEWYHVRKKAPRARLLGNIGIAQLIKSPIDKVRRLIDSTEALALFVHLNPLQEALQPEGTTEFRHGLEAIENLVKLAGIPVIVKETGCGFSVDTLKRLQNTGIFAVDVSGKGGTHWGRVEGFRSQEDQLLYKVAQTFKDWGISTVQSVLNAKEARVNYEIWASGGVRNGLEIGKLCALGAAKVGVAKPFLEAALAGDEALEELLNKLELELKITMFCTGSRNLKDLQTKRVVR from the coding sequence ATGGACGAGTCCAACTCTCAGTTTGAACAAAGAAAGCGCGATCATATTCGTATCGCGCTGGATCCAAGGTCTCAGACCGATGGTCAAAATGGATTGGACTCGATCGAATTAATTCATGAGGCTTTGCCTAATTTGGATTTTAAAGAGGTCGATATTTCGACCTCTTTTGTTTTTAAAGAAGCTCTTTCTCTTTCTTCTCCCATTTTTATTTCTTCAATGACAGCAGGCCATGAAAAAGGCCGTGAAATCAATGAAGCTCTAGCAAGACTCAGTGATCGCAGACAGATCCTGATGGGTGTCGGTTCGCAACGTCGCGAGTTGGAAGATTCCAGTGCGGCTGAGGAGTGGTATCACGTGCGCAAGAAAGCTCCGCGCGCGCGTCTCCTTGGAAATATTGGAATCGCTCAACTGATTAAAAGTCCGATCGATAAAGTGCGCCGTTTGATTGACTCCACGGAAGCCTTGGCTTTGTTCGTTCATCTCAATCCATTGCAAGAAGCTCTGCAGCCGGAAGGCACGACAGAATTCAGACACGGTCTGGAGGCGATCGAAAATCTTGTGAAGTTGGCGGGCATTCCTGTGATCGTCAAAGAAACGGGCTGCGGTTTTTCCGTGGATACTCTGAAACGCCTTCAGAACACCGGTATTTTCGCGGTGGATGTGAGTGGTAAGGGTGGAACGCATTGGGGCCGTGTTGAGGGTTTTCGCTCTCAAGAAGATCAATTACTCTATAAAGTGGCGCAAACTTTTAAGGATTGGGGCATTAGCACAGTGCAGTCTGTGCTGAATGCTAAGGAAGCTCGCGTAAATTATGAAATTTGGGCTTCTGGTGGCGTTCGAAATGGTTTAGAAATTGGGAAACTGTGTGCTTTAGGAGCGGCCAAGGTCGGGGTGGCAAAACCATTCCTGGAAGCCGCTCTCGCTGGGGATGAAGCTTTGGAAGAGCTTCTTAACAAGTTGGAACTTGAACTGAAGATCACGATGTTCTGTACGGGTTCAAGAAATCTTAAAGACCTTCAAACAAAGAGGGTGGTACGATGA
- the rplT gene encoding 50S ribosomal protein L20: MARVKSGKTNRARHKKVLKRAKGYYSAGSRAYIHAVEKNDRGMAYAYRDRKVKKRNFRTLWNQRINAAARLNGTTYSRLIGGLIKAGIQVDRKILADLAINDAAAFTALCKHALA; the protein is encoded by the coding sequence ATGGCTCGTGTAAAAAGTGGTAAAACAAATCGTGCTCGTCACAAAAAAGTTCTTAAGAGAGCAAAAGGTTACTATTCAGCTGGTTCTCGCGCGTACATCCACGCGGTAGAGAAAAACGACCGTGGTATGGCGTATGCTTACCGCGACCGTAAAGTTAAAAAACGTAACTTCCGTACTTTGTGGAATCAACGTATCAATGCAGCAGCTCGTTTGAACGGAACTACATATTCTCGTTTGATCGGTGGCTTGATTAAAGCTGGTATCCAAGTAGATCGTAAGATCTTGGCGGACCTTGCTATCAACGACGCAGCAGCATTCACTGCACTTTGCAAACACGCTTTGGCGTAA
- the rpmI gene encoding 50S ribosomal protein L35, with amino-acid sequence MKMRTHSGAKKRLKVLSSGKVKKKSTRMRHLNSHMSSKTKRQLGKTSYVEDANMLQVRRCLVF; translated from the coding sequence ATGAAAATGCGCACACACTCTGGCGCTAAAAAACGTTTGAAAGTTCTTTCAAGCGGCAAAGTTAAGAAGAAAAGCACTCGCATGCGTCACTTGAACTCTCACATGAGCTCTAAGACGAAAAGACAACTAGGTAAAACATCATACGTTGAAGATGCAAACATGCTTCAAGTTCGTCGTTGTTTGGTATTCTAG
- a CDS encoding alpha/beta hydrolase-fold protein translates to MNTSEIQNNLRAYELEHFQIATLKVESAHLKNNPLRDPFIRFNPLMVPKSKGPWPVVMVLGGFTGNAPFYFNAKFNEQNAVQAIDQAFARGEAPEALYVFVDALTSWGGSQFLNSAATGNYEDYIMQEVIPALRKHHPVSSDPREWCVTGGSSGGYGALHLASKYPDTFGVIAAIAPDSFFEASLISDLYQALPLWEKYKESGLKALEELRNGKLVKNRNWHSLLNAFGMAACYSPKGHHGDFHLPLDVTTGEKIDSLWQEFLRHDPLHFLPQRIEALKKISAIYLDVGSKDNFHLQYGARQISRLLKNAKIEHDYVEFDGNHFDIGERRPEVWKWLSTLWRQ, encoded by the coding sequence ATGAACACATCGGAAATTCAAAACAATCTTCGCGCTTACGAATTAGAGCACTTTCAAATCGCCACATTGAAAGTTGAAAGTGCTCATCTGAAAAACAATCCTCTTCGCGATCCGTTTATTCGCTTCAATCCTCTGATGGTGCCGAAGTCGAAAGGTCCTTGGCCTGTCGTCATGGTTCTTGGCGGGTTTACCGGCAACGCTCCGTTTTATTTTAATGCTAAATTCAATGAACAGAATGCGGTGCAAGCAATCGATCAGGCTTTCGCGCGCGGTGAAGCTCCGGAAGCACTTTATGTTTTTGTCGATGCCTTGACGTCTTGGGGCGGCTCGCAGTTTTTAAATTCCGCTGCCACAGGAAACTATGAAGATTACATTATGCAGGAAGTGATCCCTGCTTTACGGAAGCACCACCCGGTTTCTTCCGACCCTCGCGAGTGGTGTGTCACCGGCGGTTCCAGCGGAGGCTATGGCGCTCTTCATTTAGCTTCTAAGTATCCCGACACGTTCGGTGTGATCGCCGCGATTGCTCCGGATTCTTTTTTCGAAGCCAGTTTGATTTCTGATCTCTACCAGGCTTTGCCGCTTTGGGAAAAATATAAGGAGTCAGGACTGAAAGCCTTGGAAGAACTGCGCAACGGAAAGCTCGTGAAAAATCGCAACTGGCATTCACTGTTGAATGCTTTTGGTATGGCAGCTTGTTATTCTCCGAAAGGCCATCATGGGGACTTCCACTTACCTCTCGACGTGACTACGGGAGAAAAGATTGATTCGCTTTGGCAGGAATTTCTTCGTCATGATCCTTTGCACTTCCTTCCACAAAGAATCGAAGCCCTTAAAAAGATATCCGCTATTTATTTAGATGTGGGCTCGAAGGATAATTTCCATTTGCAGTACGGAGCGCGACAGATTTCTCGTCTTCTTAAAAATGCCAAGATCGAGCATGACTATGTCGAGTTTGACGGAAATCATTTTGATATCGGCGAGCGCCGACCGGAAGTGTGGAAGTGGCTCTCCACCTTGTGGCGTCAGTAG
- a CDS encoding multidrug efflux SMR transporter, with the protein MSNTTAWLVLLVAGILEFVWATGLKYSDGFTKLGPSIFTLVTMGISFYLLSLAMRVLPVGVSYTVWTGIGAVGAIVIGFVVFKEPVSLMKLVFLGMIVGGILGLKFVES; encoded by the coding sequence ATGAGCAACACGACAGCGTGGCTTGTTCTCTTGGTTGCGGGTATTTTGGAATTCGTCTGGGCGACGGGTCTTAAATATTCCGATGGATTTACAAAACTAGGACCTTCGATTTTCACGTTGGTGACAATGGGTATTAGTTTTTACCTCTTGTCACTTGCGATGCGAGTTCTGCCGGTCGGCGTTTCGTACACGGTATGGACGGGCATTGGCGCTGTGGGAGCGATCGTCATTGGCTTTGTGGTCTTTAAAGAACCTGTGTCGCTGATGAAGCTGGTTTTTTTAGGCATGATCGTCGGGGGAATTCTCGGTCTTAAATTCGTAGAATCCTAG
- a CDS encoding cytochrome ubiquinol oxidase subunit I produces MDDLLAARSTMGFSLGFHIIFASIGMTMPFFMSAAHFLYLKKKNPEHLELTQMWMKGVAILFAVGAVSGTVLSFELGLLWPGFMKYAGPIIGMPFSWEGTAFFLEAIAIGLFLYGWKRMKPWVHWSTGLVVGLSGFASGIFVVAANSWMNAPAGFDWVNGEALNINPVQAMFNKAWLHQSLHMQLAALQAVGFAVGGIHAFLYLKGKARALHLSAIKIAMSFGAVAAILQPFAGHFAAQRVAELQPAKLAAMEGHFKTSTQAPLYLGGIPDVNAQEMKYGIELPGLLSFLAFNDFAAEVKGLDQFPKELWPPLVITHISFQIMVAIGTLLAFVGVLFFVFIRKNNFPSWFLKFLVACIPLGFIAIEAGWIVTEVGRQPWIIYGIMKTSEAVTPVPGMKYHFYLFLFLYLFLGFITVWLLRRQILAAQRKFET; encoded by the coding sequence ATGGATGACTTACTCGCCGCCCGCTCCACCATGGGCTTTTCATTAGGGTTTCATATCATCTTTGCCTCGATTGGGATGACGATGCCCTTTTTTATGTCGGCCGCGCACTTCCTCTATTTAAAAAAGAAAAATCCGGAGCATCTTGAACTCACGCAGATGTGGATGAAAGGTGTCGCCATTCTTTTTGCCGTGGGAGCCGTGTCAGGCACTGTGCTGTCGTTTGAACTTGGTTTGTTATGGCCGGGATTCATGAAATATGCGGGCCCGATTATTGGAATGCCGTTTTCGTGGGAGGGCACTGCTTTCTTCCTTGAAGCGATCGCCATCGGTCTTTTTCTTTACGGATGGAAACGCATGAAACCGTGGGTGCACTGGAGCACGGGTCTGGTCGTCGGTCTTTCCGGTTTCGCCTCGGGCATTTTTGTCGTTGCTGCAAATTCGTGGATGAATGCGCCTGCGGGTTTTGATTGGGTGAATGGCGAGGCTCTGAACATCAATCCAGTTCAAGCGATGTTTAACAAAGCATGGCTGCACCAATCTCTGCACATGCAGCTTGCAGCGTTGCAAGCTGTCGGTTTCGCGGTCGGAGGCATTCATGCATTTTTGTATCTCAAGGGCAAAGCGCGCGCTCTTCATCTGTCGGCAATAAAAATTGCGATGAGTTTTGGCGCCGTCGCCGCGATCCTGCAACCTTTTGCGGGGCACTTTGCCGCACAAAGAGTCGCGGAATTACAACCAGCCAAACTGGCCGCGATGGAAGGACATTTTAAAACCAGCACGCAGGCTCCGCTCTATCTTGGCGGCATTCCGGATGTGAATGCGCAAGAGATGAAATACGGTATTGAACTACCGGGTCTGTTAAGTTTCTTGGCGTTTAATGATTTTGCCGCGGAAGTAAAAGGTCTTGATCAGTTTCCCAAAGAGTTGTGGCCGCCTCTGGTGATCACGCACATCAGCTTTCAGATCATGGTCGCCATTGGTACTTTGCTGGCTTTTGTCGGAGTTCTTTTCTTTGTCTTTATCAGAAAAAATAATTTTCCGTCATGGTTTCTCAAATTTTTAGTGGCGTGCATTCCATTGGGTTTTATCGCCATAGAAGCGGGCTGGATTGTCACCGAGGTCGGCAGACAGCCGTGGATCATTTACGGCATTATGAAAACAAGCGAAGCGGTTACGCCCGTTCCTGGAATGAAATATCATTTCTATTTATTCTTATTCCTCTATCTGTTCTTAGGATTTATCACCGTGTGGCTGTTGCGACGTCAGATCTTGGCAGCGCAAAGAAAGTTTGAGACTTAG
- a CDS encoding cytochrome d ubiquinol oxidase subunit II translates to MIEILLFFIGASLLLYVLLGGADYGAGVLELLPTRRHREAQRELINEAMGPVWEANHMWLILIVVILFMGFPSVFTTLMTSLHLPMVALLLGIVVRGCAFTFRHYDAIKGETSQKIYTMLFGVSSLWTAMWLGIIAASLDRGLINPEARTFFEAYIAPWWGRYPFLMGVFVVCIFSFLASVYLIGEAKEPGLQKFFARRGMVLNYLVVFAGALVFSASADERTPLHREFFRNEYSVGCMVLATLLFFALWFFVSKRNTLWVRLIAGGQISLILLGWYFLHAPNALLTRQGPLSFYAAAAPTATLLQLVIALLVGSLFIFPSLFYLLKVFKTK, encoded by the coding sequence ATGATCGAGATTTTATTATTTTTCATCGGAGCTTCTCTTTTGCTGTACGTTCTTTTAGGCGGTGCTGATTATGGCGCGGGAGTTTTGGAGCTTCTTCCGACTCGCAGACATCGCGAAGCCCAGCGTGAATTGATCAATGAAGCCATGGGACCCGTTTGGGAAGCCAATCACATGTGGCTCATTCTGATTGTCGTTATTCTTTTTATGGGCTTCCCGTCAGTCTTTACGACGCTGATGACGTCTTTGCACCTCCCGATGGTCGCCTTGCTCTTAGGCATCGTTGTTCGCGGCTGCGCGTTTACGTTTCGGCATTACGATGCGATTAAGGGCGAAACCTCACAAAAGATTTACACCATGCTTTTTGGTGTTTCGAGTTTATGGACAGCGATGTGGTTAGGAATCATTGCCGCAAGTCTTGATCGCGGTTTGATCAATCCCGAAGCGCGAACTTTCTTTGAAGCCTACATTGCTCCGTGGTGGGGGCGTTATCCCTTCTTAATGGGTGTTTTCGTGGTGTGTATATTTTCTTTTCTTGCCAGCGTTTATCTCATCGGCGAAGCGAAAGAGCCCGGCTTGCAAAAGTTTTTCGCGCGCAGAGGCATGGTATTAAACTATCTCGTCGTCTTTGCCGGAGCGTTAGTTTTTTCAGCCTCTGCCGACGAAAGAACGCCGCTGCATCGTGAGTTCTTCAGGAATGAATATTCCGTGGGATGTATGGTTTTGGCGACTTTGCTGTTCTTTGCATTATGGTTTTTCGTGAGCAAAAGAAACACGCTTTGGGTTCGCCTTATCGCCGGAGGACAAATAAGTTTGATTCTTTTAGGCTGGTACTTCTTGCATGCGCCCAACGCCCTTCTTACTCGGCAAGGACCTTTAAGTTTCTATGCCGCTGCCGCACCGAC